One genomic segment of Candidatus Goldiibacteriota bacterium includes these proteins:
- a CDS encoding isoprenylcysteine carboxylmethyltransferase family protein yields the protein MLKVTVCTFWFVFLVIEIILFFKNRNKARYRMNNKFIILSMIYSAVVAVFIIYIIYNQNLQFLYKSTALNGYIFKLTGLVLVCLGLFIAIYTRLYMAGNWSPSILPNGNHELITKGPYAFLRHPLYFGVIIALAGNAVIFAGHWILILFVAFIFLLIKIREEEKYLKEKYGLLYQQYAKKVII from the coding sequence TTGTTAAAAGTAACAGTTTGTACGTTTTGGTTCGTTTTTTTAGTGATAGAAATTATTTTATTTTTTAAAAATAGAAATAAAGCAAGATATCGCATGAATAATAAATTCATCATTTTAAGTATGATATATTCTGCCGTGGTGGCTGTTTTTATTATATATATAATTTATAACCAAAATCTTCAATTTCTATATAAAAGCACGGCTTTGAACGGTTATATTTTCAAACTTACCGGGTTAGTATTAGTTTGTTTGGGTCTGTTTATTGCCATATACACAAGATTATATATGGCCGGGAACTGGTCTCCTTCGATATTGCCAAATGGAAACCACGAATTAATAACAAAGGGACCCTATGCCTTTTTGCGGCATCCATTATATTTTGGCGTTATTATTGCATTGGCGGGGAATGCAGTAATATTTGCCGGTCACTGGATTCTAATTTTATTTGTTGCTTTCATTTTCTTGTTAATAAAAATACGCGAAGAAGAAAAATATCTTAAGGAAAAGTATGGATTGCTCTATCAGCAATATGCAAAAAAGGTAATCATATGA
- a CDS encoding membrane protein insertion efficiency factor YidD — protein MKKQKYCVLLFILIFCNVLKADISIDAVNYYQRYLSPLLPFSCIYHPTCSSFMKEAVGNYGFQGLLMGVNRLQRCNLWADISDHTDKPDDHLIFEYAGQKDQFVNTIVPTAMSVLLPGMGFVYHGKISEGIFAFLSTAGFAALTYECISKKAWGSGVVMGSFCLLFYSANIYGTLEVSSKK, from the coding sequence ATGAAAAAACAGAAATACTGCGTTTTGTTATTTATTCTTATTTTTTGTAATGTGTTAAAAGCTGATATCTCGATTGATGCTGTGAATTATTATCAGCGTTATTTAAGCCCGTTGCTGCCTTTTTCCTGTATATATCATCCTACTTGTTCGTCTTTTATGAAAGAGGCGGTTGGTAATTACGGATTTCAGGGTTTATTAATGGGTGTAAACAGGCTGCAGCGTTGTAACTTATGGGCTGATATTAGCGATCATACAGATAAGCCGGATGACCATTTAATATTTGAATATGCAGGACAAAAAGATCAGTTTGTTAATACAATTGTGCCGACTGCTATGTCTGTGTTATTACCGGGGATGGGTTTTGTTTATCACGGGAAAATATCAGAGGGTATATTTGCATTTCTTTCTACGGCTGGATTTGCGGCGCTTACTTATGAATGTATATCCAAGAAAGCTTGGGGTTCCGGCGTTGTTATGGGCAGTTTTTGCCTTTTATTTTATAGCGCAAATATATATGGGACTTTAGAAGTAAGTTCAAAAAAATAA
- a CDS encoding DUF4065 domain-containing protein: MKKVLCPECGKLTVPKIITAEREVIIRGEKITVISDMPKCTCCGSELLMKSEGRDSYTLAYDIYRKKHNLLTAEEIITIRKKYELSPKPFSLLLGWGELTIYKYEKGALQDDAHDEVLKFVNDPENMKMIYDDKLKDNLAEADRGEFEKTLDRLLGQINPYEKIIQLKFRYKPDEFSGNRPFSIEKAANLILKIIKCSVKKSLFEVQLVKCLFYSDFLNFKNSGISMTGLRYAHGPYGPVVDEYHDLFDYMAAKKMVNMQVIPFETGEGHQYTNLSEPDESVFSESEKKLVDEICVKLTPLSSKQLSEKTHKEVQGWKDTASGQYITYRYAERIENI; encoded by the coding sequence ATGAAAAAAGTATTGTGTCCGGAGTGCGGCAAACTAACTGTACCGAAAATCATAACTGCAGAGCGTGAAGTCATAATAAGGGGAGAGAAAATAACTGTTATATCGGATATGCCAAAATGTACCTGCTGCGGCAGTGAATTGCTTATGAAAAGTGAAGGCAGGGATTCGTATACGCTTGCCTATGACATCTATAGAAAAAAACACAACCTTTTAACTGCGGAGGAGATAATAACAATAAGGAAAAAGTATGAACTTAGCCCCAAACCGTTTTCCCTGCTTCTTGGCTGGGGGGAACTTACAATTTATAAGTATGAAAAAGGAGCTTTGCAGGACGATGCACATGATGAAGTCCTGAAGTTTGTTAATGATCCGGAAAACATGAAGATGATATATGATGATAAACTTAAGGACAATCTGGCAGAAGCGGACAGGGGTGAATTTGAAAAAACATTAGATAGGCTTCTTGGGCAGATAAATCCTTATGAAAAAATAATTCAGCTTAAATTCAGGTATAAACCCGATGAATTCAGCGGGAACAGGCCTTTTAGTATTGAAAAGGCGGCAAACCTTATATTAAAAATTATTAAATGTTCGGTAAAGAAAAGCCTGTTTGAAGTTCAGCTGGTAAAGTGTTTGTTTTATTCTGACTTTTTAAATTTTAAAAACAGCGGAATATCTATGACCGGCCTGCGTTACGCGCATGGCCCTTATGGGCCGGTTGTTGATGAGTATCATGACTTATTTGATTATATGGCCGCCAAGAAAATGGTTAATATGCAGGTTATACCTTTTGAAACCGGAGAAGGGCATCAGTATACGAATTTATCTGAACCCGATGAATCGGTTTTTTCTGAAAGTGAAAAGAAACTTGTGGATGAAATCTGCGTGAAACTAACTCCGCTAAGTTCCAAACAACTTTCCGAGAAAACACACAAGGAAGTTCAAGGCTGGAAAGATACAGCCAGCGGGCAGTACATTACCTATAGGTATGCGGAGAGAATTGAAAATATATAG
- a CDS encoding sulfite exporter TauE/SafE family protein, which produces MAITFILFFCVAVIFSMLGLGGGIFYVPLLLQIGLTFHEAAAVSVCIMIIMSVTATAVYHLNKLIDWKIVLFMGPCAIIGALIGGLNSVVFSEQLLEILFGIMMLISAVLMFKTPAEINQPKPKKIGFIESRMQGITYFINLWLGVPLFFLAGFIASILGIGGGFAKVPIMTFIFRVPSKVAVATSSALIVLTASAAAAGHFAAGNLDLKLVGILGVAVFAGGYLGSHISAKADKRFINIALAVIMLGVSIWMFYRAYI; this is translated from the coding sequence GTGGCTATTACTTTTATCCTCTTTTTCTGCGTCGCCGTAATATTTTCAATGCTTGGCCTTGGCGGCGGGATATTCTATGTGCCGCTTCTTCTTCAAATAGGGCTTACCTTTCACGAAGCCGCCGCGGTCTCTGTCTGTATAATGATAATAATGTCCGTCACCGCCACAGCCGTTTATCATTTAAATAAACTGATTGACTGGAAAATTGTGCTTTTTATGGGGCCCTGCGCGATAATCGGCGCGCTTATAGGAGGGCTGAATTCAGTTGTTTTTTCAGAACAGCTTCTGGAAATTCTTTTTGGAATAATGATGCTTATATCGGCGGTGTTAATGTTTAAAACTCCCGCGGAAATAAACCAGCCAAAACCCAAAAAAATAGGTTTTATAGAGAGCAGAATGCAGGGTATCACTTATTTTATTAACCTGTGGCTTGGAGTTCCTTTATTTTTTCTGGCCGGTTTTATCGCTTCCATACTTGGAATAGGCGGCGGTTTTGCCAAAGTGCCTATTATGACTTTTATTTTTCGGGTGCCTTCAAAAGTGGCTGTTGCCACATCTTCCGCCCTTATTGTCCTTACAGCCTCTGCAGCGGCAGCGGGACATTTTGCAGCCGGCAACCTTGACCTTAAACTGGTTGGAATTCTGGGTGTGGCAGTTTTTGCCGGCGGGTATTTAGGTTCGCATATCTCCGCCAAAGCGGATAAACGATTTATAAATATCGCGCTTGCGGTAATTATGCTGGGTGTGTCAATCTGGATGTTTTATAGGGCATATATTTAA
- a CDS encoding glycosyltransferase family 2 protein, protein MPSVSVIIPAFNEEKRLPKTLERVKEYIAESGADAEIIVVDDGSTDATVSVAEKYGISVVKNPGNRGKGYSVAHGFLKASGEIIFFSDADLSTPIEFMAPFLKLHNDGFDIVVASRAVPGAAKKIKQPFYRDFMGRTFNLFVKTMTGLKINDTQCGFKSFRRSCALEIVKRRTIDGFGFDVEFLYIAKLLKYKICESPVEWFDAPGTKVSPLRDSAKMFFNLIEIVFKRLSGRYK, encoded by the coding sequence TTGCCCTCAGTCTCAGTTATAATACCGGCGTTTAACGAGGAAAAACGGCTTCCAAAAACGCTTGAACGCGTAAAAGAGTACATTGCGGAAAGCGGTGCAGATGCCGAAATTATAGTTGTGGATGACGGAAGCACTGATGCCACCGTTTCTGTCGCGGAAAAATACGGTATATCCGTCGTTAAGAACCCCGGCAACCGCGGCAAAGGTTACTCTGTCGCGCACGGTTTTTTAAAAGCATCCGGCGAAATTATATTTTTTTCCGACGCCGACCTTTCCACCCCCATAGAATTCATGGCGCCTTTTCTTAAACTTCATAATGACGGTTTTGATATCGTCGTTGCGTCACGCGCGGTACCGGGCGCCGCAAAAAAAATCAAACAGCCTTTTTACAGGGACTTTATGGGCAGAACCTTTAATTTATTTGTAAAAACAATGACAGGCTTAAAGATAAACGATACCCAGTGCGGCTTTAAAAGTTTCAGGCGCAGCTGTGCCCTTGAAATAGTAAAAAGAAGAACCATAGACGGTTTCGGATTTGACGTGGAATTTTTGTACATTGCAAAACTGCTTAAATATAAAATATGCGAAAGCCCGGTGGAATGGTTTGACGCGCCCGGTACAAAGGTCAGCCCGCTGCGTGATTCAGCGAAGATGTTTTTCAATTTAATAGAGATAGTTTTTAAACGCCTGTCCGGAAGATATAAATAG
- a CDS encoding tautomerase family protein → MPKVTISLKKGKTAAEKKIIFGAVHKALVDAFKIPQTDRTLFMNEYEPENMDGKDSFTLVEVSAFKGRTQEMKKLLYRLIVENLKNDAGIDPQAVMIIIYDVPKEDWGIRGGQMASEIFK, encoded by the coding sequence ATGCCAAAAGTTACAATATCATTAAAAAAGGGAAAGACAGCGGCAGAGAAGAAAATAATATTCGGTGCGGTTCATAAAGCGCTGGTGGACGCTTTTAAAATACCGCAGACAGACCGCACGCTTTTCATGAATGAGTATGAACCGGAAAACATGGATGGGAAAGACAGTTTTACACTTGTAGAAGTGTCTGCGTTTAAAGGCAGGACACAGGAGATGAAAAAGCTGTTATACAGGCTGATTGTTGAAAATCTGAAAAATGACGCCGGGATAGACCCTCAGGCGGTTATGATAATAATTTATGACGTGCCAAAAGAAGACTGGGGAATCCGCGGCGGACAGATGGCATCGGAGATATTCAAGTAA
- a CDS encoding vitamin B12-dependent ribonucleotide reductase: MDANKLREPVLSDNALTVLRKRYFVKDDKGNPIEGTKELFARVANNIAQAERNYGANQAEVDNMAEDFYNLMTSLDFLPNSPTLMNAGRDLQQLAACFVLPIKDSIDGIFDAIKSAAIIHKSGGGTGFSFSRLRPNRDKVKTTNGVSSGPVSFMKVFNAATEAVKQGGTRRGANMGILRVDHPDVREFITCKADDKDINNFNISVAITEKFMEAVKHGRKYDLINPRNGEVIAQEDAREIFDMIVEYSWRNGDPGIVFIDRINRDNPTPNVGEMESTNPCGEQPLLPFEACNLGSVNLGNMIDDKKVNYTKLAKTVKLAVRFLDNVIDMSKYPLEEIEKMVRGNRKIGLGVMGWADMLLEMGISYKSEAAVKLAEKVMKFIHEEAEKESVELGKKRGLFPNYKGSAIEAKGRKLRNATLTTIAPTGTLSMIAACSSGVEPLFAVAYIKTVMDNDRLPEINESFLKAARERGFYSDNLMMKIGEHGHITDDMKEVPEDIKKTFVTAHDIDPEWHIKMQAAFQKYTDNAVSKTVNFKNSATKEDVREVYMLAYEMDCKGVTIYRDGSRDVQVLTVSTKDSSKSKIKAVDPDSILKHADIEPRKRPDITFGRTIKMKTGCGNLYVTVNEDEEGICELFTTMGKSGGCASAQAEAISRLVSVALRAHVKPDVIVKHLRGTRCPAPAWQDGGIVLSCPDAIGIAMEKYIHEKSENTEKFIFKNTMEKTMGETCPECGTTMEHEGGCNVCRVCGYSKCL, encoded by the coding sequence ATGGACGCAAACAAACTGCGCGAACCGGTACTGTCGGATAACGCGCTTACGGTATTAAGAAAAAGGTACTTTGTAAAAGATGACAAGGGTAATCCCATAGAAGGCACTAAGGAGCTTTTTGCAAGGGTGGCGAATAATATTGCCCAGGCAGAAAGAAATTACGGGGCAAACCAGGCTGAAGTTGATAATATGGCGGAAGATTTTTATAATCTTATGACCTCGCTTGATTTTTTGCCAAACTCCCCCACGTTAATGAACGCCGGGCGCGACCTTCAGCAGCTTGCGGCGTGTTTTGTACTTCCCATAAAAGACTCTATTGACGGGATTTTTGACGCGATTAAGTCGGCTGCTATAATACATAAAAGCGGCGGCGGAACAGGTTTTTCTTTTTCGCGTTTAAGGCCAAACCGTGACAAGGTTAAAACCACCAATGGCGTGTCATCCGGCCCGGTATCATTCATGAAAGTGTTTAACGCCGCCACAGAAGCGGTAAAGCAGGGCGGAACGCGCCGCGGCGCCAATATGGGTATTCTGCGCGTTGACCATCCGGATGTCCGCGAATTTATCACCTGCAAAGCGGATGATAAAGACATAAATAATTTTAATATTTCCGTTGCAATCACCGAAAAGTTTATGGAAGCGGTAAAACACGGTAGAAAGTATGACCTGATAAATCCGCGCAACGGCGAAGTGATAGCGCAGGAAGACGCGCGTGAAATATTTGACATGATAGTGGAATATTCGTGGAGGAACGGCGACCCGGGTATTGTATTCATTGACAGGATTAACAGGGACAACCCGACGCCCAACGTGGGCGAAATGGAATCCACTAACCCGTGCGGGGAACAGCCTCTTCTGCCGTTTGAAGCGTGCAACCTGGGTTCTGTCAATCTTGGAAATATGATTGATGATAAAAAAGTAAACTACACCAAACTTGCAAAGACCGTAAAACTTGCCGTGCGCTTTCTTGATAACGTAATAGACATGAGCAAGTACCCCCTTGAAGAAATTGAAAAGATGGTACGGGGCAACCGCAAGATTGGGCTGGGGGTTATGGGCTGGGCTGATATGCTTTTGGAAATGGGAATATCATATAAATCAGAAGCGGCGGTAAAACTTGCGGAAAAAGTAATGAAGTTCATACATGAAGAGGCGGAAAAAGAATCCGTGGAACTTGGAAAAAAGCGCGGATTGTTTCCGAACTATAAAGGCTCTGCGATCGAAGCGAAAGGAAGAAAATTAAGAAACGCCACATTAACAACGATAGCGCCTACGGGTACTTTAAGCATGATAGCCGCCTGCAGTTCCGGTGTTGAACCGTTATTTGCGGTGGCGTACATTAAAACTGTTATGGATAACGACAGGCTTCCGGAAATAAATGAAAGTTTTTTAAAAGCCGCCCGCGAGCGCGGTTTTTACAGTGATAATCTGATGATGAAGATAGGTGAACACGGGCACATTACAGATGACATGAAAGAAGTACCGGAAGATATTAAGAAAACTTTTGTAACGGCGCACGATATTGACCCTGAATGGCATATAAAGATGCAGGCTGCATTTCAGAAATATACAGATAACGCGGTGTCAAAAACGGTTAATTTTAAAAACAGCGCCACAAAAGAAGATGTGCGTGAAGTGTATATGCTGGCATATGAAATGGACTGCAAGGGCGTTACAATTTACCGCGACGGCTCACGCGATGTCCAGGTATTAACGGTGTCAACAAAAGATTCTTCCAAGTCGAAGATAAAAGCTGTTGATCCGGACAGTATTTTAAAGCATGCGGATATAGAACCAAGAAAAAGGCCGGATATTACTTTTGGCCGTACTATCAAGATGAAGACAGGGTGCGGCAACCTTTATGTGACTGTTAACGAGGACGAAGAGGGTATCTGCGAATTGTTTACCACAATGGGAAAATCCGGCGGATGCGCCAGCGCGCAGGCAGAGGCAATATCACGCCTTGTGTCAGTGGCATTAAGGGCGCACGTAAAACCGGATGTAATAGTCAAGCATTTAAGGGGCACCCGCTGCCCGGCGCCCGCGTGGCAGGACGGCGGAATAGTATTAAGCTGTCCGGACGCGATAGGAATAGCAATGGAAAAATACATACATGAAAAGAGCGAGAATACAGAAAAATTTATTTTTAAAAATACAATGGAAAAGACAATGGGCGAGACCTGCCCGGAATGCGGCACTACAATGGAACATGAAGGCGGCTGTAACGTGTGCAGGGTGTGCGGCTATTCCAAGTGCCTTTAA
- a CDS encoding pyrimidine/purine nucleoside phosphorylase, with product MMKHSEYFEGKVQSLSLNGKFGNATVGVIEPGQYTFGTATQETMTVVEGQLSARLPGQEWQVYKKGESFIVEPKVSFDCKCEEPAAYICYYK from the coding sequence ATTATGAAACATTCAGAGTATTTTGAAGGAAAAGTTCAGAGTTTAAGCTTAAACGGAAAATTTGGCAATGCCACAGTCGGCGTGATAGAGCCGGGTCAGTATACTTTTGGAACTGCCACACAGGAAACAATGACAGTGGTGGAAGGGCAGCTGTCAGCCAGGCTTCCCGGGCAGGAATGGCAAGTGTATAAAAAAGGCGAAAGTTTTATTGTGGAGCCAAAAGTGTCTTTTGACTGCAAATGTGAAGAGCCCGCGGCGTATATCTGTTATTATAAATAA
- a CDS encoding PilZ domain-containing protein, giving the protein MENTKNGELHLKANEKREYPRQSMAVSVRYKLLTPEEAEKAMARHFDPDKMMQDYSQGESSDVSKNGLSMYVNEEIRLKSLMAVTMYLSVPGISCNCKALAEVVRRESNTEGGFYAYKVGLRFVKIIHHNLKNYTYLNLNDLLNIKEQGFEGQAGR; this is encoded by the coding sequence GTGGAAAATACAAAAAACGGGGAGCTTCACTTGAAAGCAAATGAAAAAAGGGAATATCCAAGGCAGTCTATGGCAGTATCCGTAAGATATAAACTTTTAACGCCTGAAGAGGCGGAAAAAGCAATGGCACGCCATTTTGACCCTGATAAAATGATGCAGGATTACAGCCAGGGTGAATCATCCGATGTTTCCAAGAACGGCCTTTCCATGTATGTGAATGAAGAAATACGGTTAAAGAGCCTGATGGCGGTTACCATGTATCTGTCTGTGCCGGGAATATCGTGCAACTGTAAGGCGCTGGCAGAAGTGGTAAGAAGGGAATCCAATACCGAAGGCGGTTTTTACGCTTATAAAGTGGGGCTGCGGTTTGTAAAAATAATTCACCACAACCTTAAAAATTATACATATCTGAATTTAAATGACCTTTTAAATATTAAAGAGCAGGGCTTCGAGGGGCAGGCAGGCAGATGA
- a CDS encoding PilZ domain-containing protein gives MTEKQEKEGDLLFPQERREYPRVALNVKVRYRVLGDSKEDTELVKKFDPEEIFRVFKENETVNISTSGLLMYSDESIPEKAIAAVNFYMPLPGLSCTCAALAETIRCIKTVSGRYLVALKFLKIIHHDTTKYKYLTLTEILAIKGAEIKLD, from the coding sequence ATGACCGAAAAGCAAGAGAAAGAAGGCGACCTGCTTTTCCCGCAGGAAAGGCGCGAATACCCCAGGGTGGCGCTGAATGTAAAGGTGCGTTACAGGGTGCTGGGCGACAGCAAGGAAGATACTGAACTTGTTAAAAAGTTTGACCCTGAAGAGATTTTCAGGGTTTTTAAAGAAAATGAAACGGTAAATATTTCCACATCAGGCCTTCTGATGTATTCAGACGAAAGTATCCCCGAAAAAGCCATAGCGGCTGTAAATTTTTATATGCCGCTGCCCGGGCTGTCGTGCACATGCGCGGCGCTTGCGGAAACCATAAGGTGTATAAAGACAGTAAGCGGCAGGTACCTTGTAGCGCTGAAGTTTTTGAAAATAATCCACCATGACACGACAAAATATAAATACCTTACCCTTACAGAAATCCTTGCCATAAAAGGGGCGGAGATAAAGCTGGATTGA
- a CDS encoding NTP transferase domain-containing protein, producing MKAVILAGGFGTRLRPLTTNIPKPMAPVMNTPMLEHIINLLKKYGMTDITMMLYFQPEVITSYFRDGADFGVKINYVTSEQDLGTAGCITLAKEKLKDDSFLIISGDVFTGFNLGDAIASHKKNKALATIVLTKSTDPLRYGIVVTEKDGKVSKLLEKPSWGEVFSDTINTGIYIFEPEIFKHIPENVDYDFAKQLFPDLLAKKKALYGFTGDGYWKDIGTLAEYRQVHEDILKGEIECDIKGERKGKIGRDVWVGKDVKIAAGVKFRDAVVIGNNVTIEEGAEIASSVIGDNCYIDSGAKIVRSIIWDNNKIEKEADIKEAVIGRNNMIRYKAYVGVGAVISDDCYIGKETIIKPEVKLWPKKTVDDFSVISGSLIYGERWSNRLFDIYGITAMANTEITPEIGARIGGAFGSTLKKGGHVLVSRDYHRASFMIERSIMAGILSTGVNIFDFRIMPLPVTKYVAKSLKVAGGLHIRKSPYDSKMLDIKFFDSDGMDISLAQEKSIENSFFREEYRRAESDDVGIISYPPRALEYYQEGFIKFVDVEKIKARRFKIIIDYSYSNALNIFPSILGGLNCEVIALNAHNNEKKLTRSAEKFQTDLDSLAGMVKTLKADAGIMIDAGAQKIFIVDDKGQLLIEDDGLMIMVKLFLGSNKGATVAVPVNVPGVFEKMVQADGGKALRVGTSYRAMMTAANTGKAKFVAEEKGGYIFSEFQPAFDAMISTVKFLEYLAKYGKPLSTLVASLPKYIKLTDTVPVPWDKRGAVMMALGEMKKKNDVNEVEGIRFTETTSNALIIPDNDRPYFHIYVEGATKAAAAKYMQKQKDMLVKIIKK from the coding sequence ATGAAAGCAGTTATTCTTGCAGGCGGATTTGGAACAAGGTTAAGGCCGCTTACCACAAACATTCCCAAACCCATGGCGCCGGTAATGAACACGCCGATGCTGGAGCACATAATAAACCTCTTAAAAAAATACGGCATGACGGACATCACAATGATGCTGTATTTTCAGCCGGAAGTGATAACAAGTTATTTCAGGGACGGCGCGGATTTTGGCGTTAAAATTAATTACGTCACGTCCGAACAGGACCTTGGTACCGCAGGCTGCATAACGCTTGCAAAAGAAAAACTGAAAGATGACAGTTTTCTGATAATAAGCGGCGATGTTTTTACCGGCTTTAATCTTGGCGATGCCATTGCAAGCCACAAAAAAAATAAAGCGCTTGCCACCATAGTGCTTACAAAGTCCACAGACCCTTTAAGATACGGCATTGTGGTTACAGAAAAGGATGGGAAGGTATCAAAACTTCTTGAAAAACCATCCTGGGGTGAAGTGTTCTCTGACACTATTAATACCGGCATCTACATATTTGAACCGGAAATTTTTAAACATATTCCCGAGAATGTGGACTATGATTTTGCCAAACAGCTTTTTCCGGATTTGCTTGCAAAGAAAAAAGCCCTGTATGGTTTTACCGGGGACGGTTACTGGAAAGACATCGGTACGCTTGCGGAATACAGGCAGGTGCATGAGGATATATTAAAAGGCGAAATAGAATGCGACATTAAAGGGGAAAGAAAAGGCAAGATAGGACGCGACGTATGGGTAGGAAAAGACGTAAAGATAGCAGCCGGCGTAAAATTCAGGGATGCCGTGGTTATTGGAAATAATGTCACTATTGAAGAGGGCGCGGAAATAGCAAGTTCTGTAATCGGCGATAACTGTTACATTGACAGCGGCGCAAAAATTGTGCGTTCTATTATCTGGGACAACAACAAAATAGAAAAAGAAGCTGACATTAAAGAAGCCGTAATTGGGCGCAACAACATGATACGCTATAAAGCGTATGTGGGAGTGGGCGCGGTTATTTCTGACGACTGTTATATAGGAAAAGAGACTATAATTAAGCCGGAAGTTAAACTGTGGCCAAAAAAGACAGTAGATGATTTTTCGGTCATCTCCGGGTCGCTTATTTACGGCGAACGGTGGAGCAACAGGCTGTTTGATATTTACGGCATAACCGCCATGGCAAACACCGAAATTACCCCGGAAATAGGCGCAAGGATAGGCGGCGCATTTGGTTCCACTCTTAAAAAGGGCGGGCATGTGCTGGTATCGCGCGATTATCACAGGGCTTCATTTATGATAGAGCGCAGCATAATGGCAGGCATACTGTCAACGGGAGTCAACATTTTCGACTTTCGCATAATGCCGCTTCCTGTCACAAAATACGTCGCCAAGTCATTAAAAGTGGCGGGAGGGCTTCATATAAGAAAGTCGCCGTATGATTCAAAAATGCTTGATATTAAATTCTTTGACAGTGACGGCATGGACATATCGCTGGCGCAGGAAAAATCAATAGAAAATTCCTTCTTCCGCGAAGAATACAGAAGGGCAGAAAGCGATGATGTGGGGATAATTTCATACCCGCCAAGGGCGCTGGAATATTATCAGGAAGGTTTCATAAAATTTGTGGACGTGGAAAAGATAAAAGCCAGAAGGTTTAAAATAATCATAGATTATTCATACAGTAATGCTTTAAATATTTTCCCGTCTATTTTGGGAGGGCTTAACTGCGAAGTAATAGCGTTAAACGCCCATAATAACGAGAAAAAGCTGACCCGTTCCGCGGAAAAATTTCAGACAGACTTAGACAGCCTTGCAGGAATGGTAAAGACCTTAAAAGCGGACGCCGGCATAATGATAGACGCGGGCGCGCAGAAAATATTTATTGTGGATGATAAAGGCCAGCTGCTTATTGAAGATGACGGCCTTATGATAATGGTAAAACTTTTCCTTGGTTCAAATAAAGGCGCCACTGTGGCGGTGCCGGTAAATGTGCCGGGTGTTTTTGAAAAAATGGTGCAGGCAGACGGCGGCAAAGCATTGCGCGTGGGGACCAGCTACCGCGCCATGATGACAGCCGCAAATACAGGCAAGGCAAAGTTTGTGGCGGAAGAAAAAGGCGGGTATATTTTTTCGGAATTTCAGCCTGCTTTTGACGCCATGATATCCACGGTAAAATTTCTTGAATACCTTGCAAAATACGGCAAACCGCTTTCCACTCTGGTGGCGTCGCTTCCAAAGTACATAAAACTTACGGATACAGTGCCTGTACCCTGGGATAAAAGGGGCGCGGTTATGATGGCGCTTGGCGAGATGAAGAAAAAGAACGACGTTAATGAAGTTGAAGGCATAAGGTTCACTGAAACCACGTCCAACGCGCTTATAATTCCGGATAATGACAGGCCGTATTTTCATATTTACGTGGAAGGCGCCACAAAGGCGGCTGCGGCAAAATATATGCAGAAACAGAAAGATATGCTGGTAAAGATTATAAAAAAGTAA